Below is a window of Halomicrobium mukohataei DSM 12286 DNA.
GTACAAACCCGATCCGGCCCCGCTCCGGGCGCTGCTTTCGGAGTTCGACGTGTCGCCGTCGGCGGCCCTGTTCGTCGGCGACTCGGACAGCGACGCGACCGCCGCGCGACGCGCGTCGATGGACTTCCAGTGGGTCCGCGAGCGTCACTCCCTGTAGCGTGCGTAGGCGTACACACCGGCGGCGGTACAGAACCAGACGACGGCACCCACCCGGATCGCGAACTCGGCCCACTCCGCCCAGCCCGTCAACTGGACGAACAGCGAGAGGGTAGCGACGATCGGCGCGCCGACCAGGATGGTCGTCACGAAGGTCATCTGCATGACCCAGCCGAAGTCGACGCCCTCCGGGTCCGTCTCCTCGACGTGTGGCATGGCACACACTCGTGGTGTCCGGCGCTAATCAGTTACGGAACCCTCGAACGCGCGTGCCTGTCATACGAAACGACAACCGTCCGTATCAGTGCATGGCAGGGCTTATGCGCCGGGGCATCCCAGCCCAATCCATGCGGGCCAATGACATTCGCGCGAAGGCAGGTGAGGAGCCGGTGACGATGCTGACGGCCTACGACGCACCGACCGCGACGGTCGTCGAGGAGGCCGGCGTCGACATCGCGCTGGTCGGCGACTCGGTCGGAAACCTCCGTCTGGGACACGACTCGACGCTGCCGGTCACGGTCGAGGAGATCGCCAGCCGCACCGCTGCGGTCGCGCGGGCTACAGCGGACGTGTTCGTGCTCGCGGACATGCCCTTCCTCTCGTACGGTGCCGACGAGGCCGAGGCGATCCAGAACTGCGGTCGCATGGTCAAGGAGGCGGGCGCGGACGGGGTCAAACTCGAATCCGGTCCCCACACCGTCGACCTCACTCGTCGGCTGACGCAACTGGGCATCCCGGTCCAGGCACACCTCGGACTGACTCCACAGCGCGAGAACGAGACCGGACTGTTCCGCCAGGGCACCGACGAGGAGTCCGCGACGGAGATCGTCGAAC
It encodes the following:
- a CDS encoding DUF5822 domain-containing protein, with the protein product MPHVEETDPEGVDFGWVMQMTFVTTILVGAPIVATLSLFVQLTGWAEWAEFAIRVGAVVWFCTAAGVYAYARYRE
- the panB gene encoding 3-methyl-2-oxobutanoate hydroxymethyltransferase — protein: MRANDIRAKAGEEPVTMLTAYDAPTATVVEEAGVDIALVGDSVGNLRLGHDSTLPVTVEEIASRTAAVARATADVFVLADMPFLSYGADEAEAIQNCGRMVKEAGADGVKLESGPHTVDLTRRLTQLGIPVQAHLGLTPQRENETGLFRQGTDEESATEIVELAQAHEEAGAFSLVLEHVPANLGAAVTDALDIPTIGIGAGPDCDGQVLTVDEVIGLSEDVAPFSKRFGDVREEMASAIEGYVDAVEDGTFPADEHSYVEDELDDLY